One Delphinus delphis chromosome 16, mDelDel1.2, whole genome shotgun sequence genomic window carries:
- the CUEDC2 gene encoding CUE domain-containing protein 2 isoform X4, producing MELERIVSAALLAFVQTHLPEADLRGTIGEMMRKLSGQLSGARNKENLKPQSSEVQGQVSVSPEPLQRLKEETMSSPTAAGDTQDEASGAEEELLPGVDVLLEVFPTCSVEQAQWVLAKARGDLEEAVQMLVEGKEEGPPAWDGPNQDLPRRLRGPQKDELKSFILQKYMMVDSAEDQKIHRPMAPKEAPKKLIRYIDNQVVSTKGERFKDVRNPEAEEMKATYINLKPARKYRFH from the exons ATGGAGCTGGAGAGGATTGTCAGTGCAGCCCTCCTTGCCTTTGTTCAGACGCACCTCCCAGAGGCTGACCTCAG AGGTACAATAGGGGAAATGATGCGGAAGCTCTCAGGGCAGTTGAGTGGTGCCAGGAACAAAG AGAACCTGAAACCACAGAGCTCTGAGGTCCAAGGTCAGGTATCTGTCTCCCCAGAGCCTCTGCAGCGGCTCAAAGAAGAGACAATGTCTTCTCCGACTGCTGCTGGGGACACCCAAGATGAG GCATCCGGCGCTGAGGAGGAACTGCTGCCAGGGGTGGACGTACTTCTGGAGGTGTTCCCTACCTGTTCGGTGGAGCAGGCCCAGTGGGTGTTGGCCAAAGCTCGAGGGGACTTGGAAGAAGCTGTGCAGATGCTggtagaggggaaggaggaggggcctCCAGCCTGGGATGGCCCCAACCAG GACCTGCCCAGGCGCCTCAGAGGCCCCCAAAAGGATGAGCTGAAGTCTTTCATCCTGCAGAA GTACATGATGGTGGATAGCGCAGAGGATCAGAAGATTCACCGGCCTATGGCTCCCAAGGAG GCTCCCAAGAAGCTGATCCGATACATCGACAACCAGGTAGTGAGCACCAAAGGGGAGCGATTCAAAGATGTGCGGAACCCTGAGGCTGAGGAGATGAAGGCCACATACATCAACCTCAAGCCAGCCAGAAAGTACCGCTTCCACTGA
- the CUEDC2 gene encoding CUE domain-containing protein 2 isoform X1: MELERIVSAALLAFVQTHLPEADLSGLDEVIFSYVLGVLEDLGPSGPSEENFDMEAFTEMMEAYVPGFAYIPRGTIGEMMRKLSGQLSGARNKENLKPQSSEVQGQVSVSPEPLQRLKEETMSSPTAAGDTQDEASGAEEELLPGVDVLLEVFPTCSVEQAQWVLAKARGDLEEAVQMLVEGKEEGPPAWDGPNQDLPRRLRGPQKDELKSFILQKYMMVDSAEDQKIHRPMAPKEAPKKLIRYIDNQVVSTKGERFKDVRNPEAEEMKATYINLKPARKYRFH, from the exons ATGGAGCTGGAGAGGATTGTCAGTGCAGCCCTCCTTGCCTTTGTTCAGACGCACCTCCCAGAGGCTGACCTCAG TGGCTTGGATGAGGTCATCTTCTCCTATGTGCTCGGGGTCCTTGAGGACCTGGGCCCCTCAGGCCCATCGGAGGAGAATTTCGATATGGAGGCCTTCACTGAGATGATGGAGGCCTATGTGCCTGGCTTCGCCTACATCCCAAG AGGTACAATAGGGGAAATGATGCGGAAGCTCTCAGGGCAGTTGAGTGGTGCCAGGAACAAAG AGAACCTGAAACCACAGAGCTCTGAGGTCCAAGGTCAGGTATCTGTCTCCCCAGAGCCTCTGCAGCGGCTCAAAGAAGAGACAATGTCTTCTCCGACTGCTGCTGGGGACACCCAAGATGAG GCATCCGGCGCTGAGGAGGAACTGCTGCCAGGGGTGGACGTACTTCTGGAGGTGTTCCCTACCTGTTCGGTGGAGCAGGCCCAGTGGGTGTTGGCCAAAGCTCGAGGGGACTTGGAAGAAGCTGTGCAGATGCTggtagaggggaaggaggaggggcctCCAGCCTGGGATGGCCCCAACCAG GACCTGCCCAGGCGCCTCAGAGGCCCCCAAAAGGATGAGCTGAAGTCTTTCATCCTGCAGAA GTACATGATGGTGGATAGCGCAGAGGATCAGAAGATTCACCGGCCTATGGCTCCCAAGGAG GCTCCCAAGAAGCTGATCCGATACATCGACAACCAGGTAGTGAGCACCAAAGGGGAGCGATTCAAAGATGTGCGGAACCCTGAGGCTGAGGAGATGAAGGCCACATACATCAACCTCAAGCCAGCCAGAAAGTACCGCTTCCACTGA
- the CUEDC2 gene encoding CUE domain-containing protein 2 isoform X2: protein MELERIVSAALLAFVQTHLPEADLSGLDEVIFSYVLGVLEDLGPSGPSEENFDMEAFTEMMEAYVPGFAYIPRGTIGEMMRKLSGQLSGARNKEPLQRLKEETMSSPTAAGDTQDEASGAEEELLPGVDVLLEVFPTCSVEQAQWVLAKARGDLEEAVQMLVEGKEEGPPAWDGPNQDLPRRLRGPQKDELKSFILQKYMMVDSAEDQKIHRPMAPKEAPKKLIRYIDNQVVSTKGERFKDVRNPEAEEMKATYINLKPARKYRFH, encoded by the exons ATGGAGCTGGAGAGGATTGTCAGTGCAGCCCTCCTTGCCTTTGTTCAGACGCACCTCCCAGAGGCTGACCTCAG TGGCTTGGATGAGGTCATCTTCTCCTATGTGCTCGGGGTCCTTGAGGACCTGGGCCCCTCAGGCCCATCGGAGGAGAATTTCGATATGGAGGCCTTCACTGAGATGATGGAGGCCTATGTGCCTGGCTTCGCCTACATCCCAAG AGGTACAATAGGGGAAATGATGCGGAAGCTCTCAGGGCAGTTGAGTGGTGCCAGGAACAAAG AGCCTCTGCAGCGGCTCAAAGAAGAGACAATGTCTTCTCCGACTGCTGCTGGGGACACCCAAGATGAG GCATCCGGCGCTGAGGAGGAACTGCTGCCAGGGGTGGACGTACTTCTGGAGGTGTTCCCTACCTGTTCGGTGGAGCAGGCCCAGTGGGTGTTGGCCAAAGCTCGAGGGGACTTGGAAGAAGCTGTGCAGATGCTggtagaggggaaggaggaggggcctCCAGCCTGGGATGGCCCCAACCAG GACCTGCCCAGGCGCCTCAGAGGCCCCCAAAAGGATGAGCTGAAGTCTTTCATCCTGCAGAA GTACATGATGGTGGATAGCGCAGAGGATCAGAAGATTCACCGGCCTATGGCTCCCAAGGAG GCTCCCAAGAAGCTGATCCGATACATCGACAACCAGGTAGTGAGCACCAAAGGGGAGCGATTCAAAGATGTGCGGAACCCTGAGGCTGAGGAGATGAAGGCCACATACATCAACCTCAAGCCAGCCAGAAAGTACCGCTTCCACTGA
- the CUEDC2 gene encoding CUE domain-containing protein 2 isoform X3, giving the protein MELERIVSAALLAFVQTHLPEADLSGLDEVIFSYVLGVLEDLGPSGPSEENFDMEAFTEMMEAYVPGFAYIPREPLQRLKEETMSSPTAAGDTQDEASGAEEELLPGVDVLLEVFPTCSVEQAQWVLAKARGDLEEAVQMLVEGKEEGPPAWDGPNQDLPRRLRGPQKDELKSFILQKYMMVDSAEDQKIHRPMAPKEAPKKLIRYIDNQVVSTKGERFKDVRNPEAEEMKATYINLKPARKYRFH; this is encoded by the exons ATGGAGCTGGAGAGGATTGTCAGTGCAGCCCTCCTTGCCTTTGTTCAGACGCACCTCCCAGAGGCTGACCTCAG TGGCTTGGATGAGGTCATCTTCTCCTATGTGCTCGGGGTCCTTGAGGACCTGGGCCCCTCAGGCCCATCGGAGGAGAATTTCGATATGGAGGCCTTCACTGAGATGATGGAGGCCTATGTGCCTGGCTTCGCCTACATCCCAAG AGAGCCTCTGCAGCGGCTCAAAGAAGAGACAATGTCTTCTCCGACTGCTGCTGGGGACACCCAAGATGAG GCATCCGGCGCTGAGGAGGAACTGCTGCCAGGGGTGGACGTACTTCTGGAGGTGTTCCCTACCTGTTCGGTGGAGCAGGCCCAGTGGGTGTTGGCCAAAGCTCGAGGGGACTTGGAAGAAGCTGTGCAGATGCTggtagaggggaaggaggaggggcctCCAGCCTGGGATGGCCCCAACCAG GACCTGCCCAGGCGCCTCAGAGGCCCCCAAAAGGATGAGCTGAAGTCTTTCATCCTGCAGAA GTACATGATGGTGGATAGCGCAGAGGATCAGAAGATTCACCGGCCTATGGCTCCCAAGGAG GCTCCCAAGAAGCTGATCCGATACATCGACAACCAGGTAGTGAGCACCAAAGGGGAGCGATTCAAAGATGTGCGGAACCCTGAGGCTGAGGAGATGAAGGCCACATACATCAACCTCAAGCCAGCCAGAAAGTACCGCTTCCACTGA
- the FBXL15 gene encoding F-box/LRR-repeat protein 15 encodes MEPPMEQSGGEQEPGAVRLLDLPWEDVLLPHVLNRVPLRQLLQLQRVSRAFRALVQLHLAGLRRFDAAQVGPQIPQAALAWLLRDAEGLQELALAPCHEWLSDEDLVPVLARNPQLRSVALAGCGQLSRRALGALAEGCPRLQRLSLAHCDWVDGLALRGLADRCPALEELDLTACRQLKDEAIVYLAQRRGAGLRSLSLAVNANVGDVAVQELARNCPELQHLDLTGCLRVGSDGVRTLAEYCPALRSLRVRHCHHVAEPSLSRLRKRGVDIDVEPPLHQALVLLQDMAGFAPFVNLQV; translated from the exons ATGGAGCCACCGATGGAGCAGTCCGGAGGGGAGCAAGAGCCCGGAGCCGTCAG GCTCCTGGACCTGCCCTGGGAAGACGTGCTGCTCCCACACGTCCTGAACCGTGTGCCGCTGCGCCAGCTGCTCCAGCTGCAGCGCGTCAGTCGGGCCTTCCGGGCGCTAGTGCAGCTGCACCTGGCCGGGCTGCGCCGCTTCGACGCCGCTCAG GTGGGTCcgcagatcccgcaggccgcatTGGCCTGGCTGCTGCGGGACGCCGAGGGGCTGCAGGAGCTGGCGCTGGCGCCGTGTCACGAATGGCTGTCGGACGAGGATCTGGTGCCGGTGCTGGCGCGGAATCCCCAGCTGCGGAGTGTGGCGCTGGCCGGCTGCGGGCAACTGAGCCGCCGCGCGCTGGGGGCGCTGGCCGAGGGCTGCCCCCGCCTGCAGCGCCTTTCGCTCGCGCACTGTGACTGGGTAGATGGGCTGGCGCTGCGCGGCCTCGCTGACCGCTGTCCGGCCCTTGAGGAGCTGGACCTCACCGCCTGCCGACAGCTCAAGGATGAAGCCATCGTGTACCTGGCACAGAGGCGCGGCGCAGGCCTTCGCAGCCTCTCGCTGGCGGTCAACGCAAATGTGGGGGACGTCGCCGTCCAGGAGTTGGCTCGCAACTGCCCGGAACTCCAGCACCTCGACCTAACCGGCTGCCTCCGGGTTGGAAGCGACGGTGTCAG GACGCTGGCCGAGTACTGCCCCGCGCTGCGCTCGCTGCGGGTGCGGCACTGCCACCATGTGGCCGAGCCCAGCCTAAGCCGTTTGCGGAAGCGCGGCGTGGACATCGATGTGGAGCCTCCGCTGCATCAGGCCCTGGTGCTGCTACAGGACATGGCAGGCTTTGCACCCTTTGTCAACCTGCAGGTCTGA